Proteins encoded together in one Lathyrus oleraceus cultivar Zhongwan6 chromosome 5, CAAS_Psat_ZW6_1.0, whole genome shotgun sequence window:
- the LOC127086681 gene encoding pentatricopeptide repeat-containing protein At4g16470 yields MAKPHELKPIYATLLDTCSSSAKNTNNLKIIHARTIILGISHHDFIRTKLLSCYASCSQLHQANILFSFTNRQPVFLFNSLIRAYSSLNMFSHSLSLFRRMVFSSKPFDRHTLPVVLKSCAGLSALRLGRQVHGAVLFNGFGLDLKNSNALIHMYYKCGHLDFARKVFDGMWERNVITWSTMMAGYGMHGRFEEVFEMFNRMVEVGERPDGVTFTVVLTACSHGGFVEKGKEIFEMMKVGFGVKPELRHYTCMVDMLGRVGLVEEAEKLILRMDVEPDEALWGALLGACKTHGKVGVAERVAERVYGTELSVVASSI; encoded by the coding sequence ATGGCCAAACCTCATGAACTCAAACCAATCTACGCCACTCTTCTGGACACATGTTCTTCTTCCGCAAAAAACACAAACAACCTCAAAATAATCCACGCTCGCACCATCATATTGGGTATTTCACACCATGATTTCATTCGAACCAAGCTTCTATCTTGTTATGCTTCATGTTCCCAGTTGCACCAAGCTAATATCCTCTTTTCATTCACGAATCGCCAACCCGTTTTCCTCTTTAACTCTCTCATCAGAGCCTATTCATCTCTTAACATGTTCTCTCATTCTCTTTCCCTTTTTCGCCGAATGGTTTTTTCTTCTAAACCGTTTGATCGCCACACTTTGCCGGTTGTACTGAAATCTTGTGCTGGGTTATCGGCTTTGAGGCTGGGGCGACAGGTTCATGGAGCTGTTTTGTTTAATGGGTTTGGGTTGGATTTGAAAAATTCGAATGCTTTGATACATATGTATTATAAGTGTGGACATTTGGATTTTGCACGCAAAGTGTTTGATGGAATGTGGGAAAGGAATGTGATTACTTGGTCGACGATGATGGCGgggtatggaatgcatggtagGTTTGAAGAGGTTTTTGAGATGTTTAATAGAATGGTGGAAGTAGGAGAGAGGCCAGATGGTGTTACTTTTACTGTAGTTTTGACTGCATGTAGTCATGGGGGTTTTGTAGAGAAAGGGAAGGAAATATTTGAGATGATGAAGGTGGGGTTTGGGGTAAAACCTGAGCTGAGACATTATACGTGTATGGTGGATATGTTGGGGAGGGTTGGTCTAGTGGAAGAAGCAGAGAAGTTGATTTTGAGAATGGATGTTGAACCTGATGAAGCTTTGTGGGGTGCTCTCTTGGGGGCATGTAAAACTCATGGGAAGGTTGGTGTGGCTGAGAGAGTTGCAGAGAGGGTTTATGGGACAGAACTTAGTGTTGTTGCATCCTCAATTTGA
- the LOC127086680 gene encoding pentatricopeptide repeat-containing protein At1g05750, chloroplastic, whose protein sequence is MILTTCTATPTQHSHPPKPHSPIHLPNQIPHSNPNPTVAWTSSISHHCKNGHLLQAASQFIRMRQAQVEPNHITLVTLLSACAHYPSQTSISFGATIHAHAFKYGFAINDVKVGTSLIDMYAKSGRLDSARLVFDHMGVRNLVSWNTMIDGYMKNGDIEDALKLFDKLPTKNAVSWTVLIGGFVKKDCYEQALECFREMQIAGVSPDYVTVIAIIAACANLGALGLGLWVHRLVMKKEFGDNVRVLNSLIDMYARCGCIELARQVFDGMTLRNLVSWNSIIVGFAQNGLADEALSFFHTMKKEGFEPNGVSYTGALTACSHAGLIDDGLKIFADMKRVRRVSPRIEHYGCLVDLYSRAGRLEEAWDVIEKMPMNPNEVVLGSLLAACRTLGEVELAEKVMKYLVELYPGGDSNYVLLSNIYAAVGKWEGASKLRRAMKERGLQKKQGFSSIEIDSSIHKFVSGDKYHEENDCIYSTLQLLSFELQLCDYVPDLSGKESYEED, encoded by the coding sequence TCCTGACTACGTGCACTGCTACCCCAACACAACATTCTCATCCTCCAAAACCACATTCACCCATTCATCTTCCAAATCAAATACCTCACTCTAACCCCAATCCAACCGTAGCATGGACAtcctccatttctcaccactgTAAAAACGGCCATTTACTCCAAGCAGCTTCCCAGTTCATCCGCATGAGACAAGCTCAAGTTGAACCCAATCACATCACTCTCGTCACTCTTCTCTCTGCTTGCGCACACTACCCCTCCCAAACCAGCATCTCCTTTGGAGCTACCATACACGCACACGCTTTCAAATACGGTTTCGCCATTAACGATGTAAAGGTGGGTACTTCGTTGATTGACATGTACGCTAAATCTGGTCGTCTGGATTCCGCTAGGTTGGTGTTTGATCATATGGGTGTCAGAAATTTGGTTTCTTGGAATACTATGATTGATGGGTATATGAAGAATGGTGATATTGAAGATGCACTCAAACTGTTTGATAAATTGCCTACGAAGAATGCTGTTTCTTGGACTGTGCTTATTGGTGGGTTTGTGAAGAAAGACTGTTATGAACAAGCTCTAGAGTGTTTTCGAGAAATGCAGATTGCTGGTGTTTCTCCTGATTACGTGACTGTTATTGCTATCATTGCTGCTTGTGCTAATTTGGGTGCACTTGGTCTTGGATTGTGGGTACATAGGCTTGTGATGAAGAAAGAGTTCGGAGATAATGTTAGAGTTTTGAATTCGTTGATAGATATGTATGCTCGATGTGGGTGCATAGAGCTTGCTCGTCAGGTCTTTGATGGAATGACTCTGCGGAATTTGGTGTCATGGAATTCAATCATTGTTGGTTTTGCTCAAAATGGACTTGCAGATGAAGCTCTGAGTTTCTTCCATACAATGAAGAAAGAAGGGTTCGAGCCGAATGGAGTCAGTTACACAGGTGCACTCACGGCTTGCAGTCATGCTGGATTGATTGACGATGGCCTGAAAATCTTTGCTGACATGAAGAGAGTTCGTAGAGTTTCGCCGAGGATTGAGCATTATGGTTGCTTAGTGGATCTTTATAGTAGAGCGGGGAGATTGGAGGAAGCATGGGATGTCATCGAGAAAATGCCCATGAACCCCAATGAAGTGGTGTTGGGGTCATTGCTTGCAGCTTGTAGGACTCTAGGTGAAGTTGAATTGGCTGAAAAAGTGATGAAGTATCTTGTTGAATTGTACCCTGGTGGAGATTCAAATTATGTGCTTCTGTCTAACATATATGCTGCAGTTGGAAAATGGGAAGGTGCAAGCAAGCTTAGGAGGGCAATGAAAGAACGTGGCTTACAAAAGAAACAAGGCTTTAGTTCCATTGAGATTGATTCTAGCATTCACAAATTTGTGTCTGGAGATAAATATCATGAAGAAAACGACTGTATTTACTCAACCTTGCAGCTTCTGTCCTTTGAGCTCCAATTATGTGACTATGTTCCTGATTTATCTGGAAAAGAATCTTACGAGGAAGATTGA